From the Streptomyces nigrescens genome, one window contains:
- a CDS encoding copper amine oxidase, protein MPGRRTTGTRRPHRRAALLATAPLLLAVAALTAGPAAQAAPEAPAAPVPTPNCSAAHRITQTLDGGTVWRMCWHYEGNAGLVLDDISYQPKGERTPVKVLTTAKLAQIHVPYDDGRNEYDDLTGQGFAQGLQKLDPAECPGGTLKTVKVPGAWDPAHPDIRGLCATTRARGHAYRMGPYPGERAKIYQLQGTDLLLYTVNKVGWYEYISEWRFSGDGTMTLQVGATGTVSPADYDAGDGRGAPLGKGAKDYATSHSHNVFWRLNFGLGGSAGNKVEQFDSATTVPGGGRTPTIRTTRTPVTKELAGDAGPLRWWRVVGAGRNKDGHPRSYEIVPGPTSKYAGRSYTRHDVYFTEYNTCEQFASNNLANCGTKAGNSVDTWVNGQPLKHPIAWVNIGFHHIARDEDQEPMPVHWQGFQLVPRDVTAMNPLTPPSLSEHNGHYG, encoded by the coding sequence ATGCCCGGAAGACGCACCACCGGCACCCGCCGCCCGCACCGTCGCGCCGCGCTCCTCGCCACCGCCCCCCTGCTGCTCGCCGTGGCCGCCCTGACGGCCGGCCCGGCCGCCCAGGCCGCCCCCGAGGCCCCCGCCGCACCCGTACCGACCCCGAACTGCAGTGCCGCCCACCGCATCACCCAGACGCTCGACGGCGGCACCGTCTGGCGCATGTGCTGGCACTACGAGGGCAACGCCGGTCTCGTCCTGGACGACATCTCCTACCAGCCCAAGGGCGAACGCACCCCCGTCAAGGTGCTCACCACCGCCAAACTCGCCCAGATCCACGTCCCCTACGACGACGGCCGGAACGAGTACGACGACCTCACCGGGCAGGGCTTCGCCCAGGGCCTGCAGAAGCTTGACCCCGCCGAATGCCCCGGCGGCACCCTCAAGACCGTCAAGGTGCCCGGCGCCTGGGACCCCGCCCACCCCGACATCCGCGGGCTGTGCGCCACCACCCGAGCCCGCGGCCACGCCTACCGCATGGGCCCCTACCCCGGCGAGCGCGCCAAGATCTACCAGCTCCAGGGCACGGACCTGCTGCTCTACACCGTCAACAAGGTCGGCTGGTACGAGTACATCAGCGAATGGCGGTTCTCCGGCGACGGCACCATGACCCTGCAGGTCGGCGCCACCGGCACCGTCTCACCCGCCGACTACGACGCCGGTGACGGCCGGGGCGCGCCGCTCGGCAAGGGCGCCAAGGACTACGCCACCAGCCACAGCCACAATGTCTTCTGGCGGCTGAACTTCGGCCTGGGCGGCTCCGCCGGCAACAAGGTCGAGCAGTTCGACTCGGCCACCACCGTCCCGGGCGGCGGCCGCACCCCCACCATCCGCACCACCCGCACGCCGGTCACCAAGGAGCTGGCCGGGGACGCCGGCCCGCTGCGCTGGTGGCGGGTGGTCGGCGCCGGCCGCAACAAGGACGGCCACCCGCGCTCGTACGAGATCGTCCCCGGCCCCACCAGCAAATACGCCGGGCGCAGTTACACCAGACATGACGTCTATTTCACCGAGTACAACACATGTGAACAGTTCGCCAGCAACAACCTGGCCAACTGCGGCACCAAGGCCGGCAACAGCGTCGACACCTGGGTCAACGGCCAGCCGCTGAAACACCCCATCGCGTGGGTCAACATCGGGTTCCACCACATCGCCAGGGACGAGGACCAGGAGCCGATGCCCGTGCACTGGCAGGGCTTCCAGCTGGTCCCACGCGATGTCACCGCTATGAATCCGCTCACTCCCCCCTCGCTGTCCGAGCACAACGGGCACTATGGATAA
- a CDS encoding SAV2148 family HEPN domain-containing protein, whose translation MSGGLELPPGDESHEGHEGGSVDAPPGAVSLARPLEIGAELDWGAEAWSEVRTRARRAGRAYIWLNLVEQRLRAVVAAVLRPIYEPVHGDEWVVAAAGPAGQEWVQRAVAVREVSRRKGYLLDPADDNIVSFLTLPQLRELMVQHWPCFEPYFDDRRDVELALDELEVARNIVSRNRALSETVLAQAERASARLLDILGSGAGTRISGRLPIDAVEDLVGDRYADVIGVHSDRVRLQRQLPAEDLFGDARRLDAVGIGLNLLVQNYSGRRLVRLAESGCRVRLLFLNPASSAVRRREREIGLKKGEMSRSIEMNILHMRRVRARLRDPGAFEIQVFDETPRFTAYLVDGDGPDGVAVVQPYLRKSRGMESPVLVLRGGGREVVRQDAHTRDGDNGLFETYREEFESMWADSRPVS comes from the coding sequence GTGAGCGGCGGGCTGGAGTTGCCCCCTGGTGACGAGAGTCATGAGGGCCATGAGGGCGGCTCCGTCGACGCACCGCCCGGCGCGGTGTCCCTGGCACGACCGCTGGAGATCGGTGCGGAGCTGGACTGGGGCGCCGAGGCCTGGAGCGAGGTGCGCACCCGCGCCCGCCGGGCCGGCCGCGCCTACATCTGGCTGAATCTCGTCGAGCAACGGCTGCGGGCCGTCGTCGCCGCCGTCCTGCGGCCCATCTACGAGCCGGTGCACGGCGACGAATGGGTCGTCGCCGCGGCCGGTCCCGCCGGTCAGGAGTGGGTGCAGCGGGCGGTCGCCGTCCGCGAGGTCAGCCGCCGCAAGGGCTACCTCCTCGACCCCGCCGACGACAACATCGTCAGCTTTCTGACCCTTCCGCAACTCCGCGAACTGATGGTCCAGCACTGGCCCTGCTTCGAGCCGTACTTCGACGACCGCCGCGATGTCGAGCTGGCCCTCGACGAACTAGAGGTCGCCCGCAACATCGTCTCCCGCAACCGCGCCCTGTCCGAGACGGTCCTCGCCCAGGCCGAGCGCGCCTCCGCCCGCCTCCTGGACATCCTCGGCTCCGGCGCCGGCACCCGTATCTCCGGACGGCTGCCCATCGACGCGGTGGAGGACCTGGTCGGCGACCGCTACGCCGATGTCATCGGGGTGCACTCCGACCGGGTGCGCCTGCAGCGCCAGCTCCCCGCCGAGGACCTCTTCGGCGACGCCCGCCGCCTCGACGCCGTGGGCATAGGCCTCAACCTGCTGGTCCAGAACTACTCGGGCCGCCGCCTGGTCCGGCTCGCCGAATCCGGCTGCCGCGTCCGGCTGCTCTTCCTCAACCCCGCCAGCAGCGCGGTCCGCCGCCGGGAGCGCGAAATCGGCCTGAAGAAGGGCGAGATGAGCCGCTCCATCGAGATGAACATCCTCCATATGCGGCGGGTGCGGGCCCGGCTGCGCGACCCCGGCGCCTTCGAGATCCAGGTCTTCGACGAGACCCCGCGCTTCACCGCCTACCTCGTCGACGGCGATGGCCCTGACGGTGTGGCCGTCGTCCAGCCCTACCTGCGCAAGAGCCGCGGAATGGAATCCCCCGTCCTCGTCCTCCGCGGCGGCGGCCGGGAGGTCGTCCGCCAGGACGCCCACACCCGCGACGGTGACAACGGCCTGTTCGAGACCTACCGGGAGGAATTCGAGAGCATGTGGGCGGATTCCCGGCCGGTTTCCTGA
- a CDS encoding Tat pathway signal sequence domain protein: MHHLMHRHLGKAVAGAAIALTGTAAMVAVTLPSDAGAAGGTDPRSRPAAAAAPGPGRDQGPPPPGVVERPPVEGERGRGRDPLTDDELRRARDLALPRTPRGAARNVTGRPGPEPLTTDLAELTPAETGLADPPRRATVTFYDYRDDSYLTKTVNLTTSTVESADARHGVQPPPSRAEAVEAARLLIAAPLGSGLRQDYRDATGRDLTGPDPLSVTGFVYRGRAEGDAPGALGDCGEHRCIRLFTKVKNGRWIDTRRFVIDLSARTVAHLG; the protein is encoded by the coding sequence GTGCACCATCTGATGCACCGCCACCTCGGCAAGGCCGTCGCGGGCGCCGCCATCGCCCTGACCGGCACCGCCGCCATGGTCGCGGTCACCTTGCCGTCCGACGCCGGCGCCGCCGGCGGAACGGACCCCCGGAGCCGGCCCGCCGCGGCGGCCGCGCCCGGCCCGGGACGCGACCAGGGGCCGCCACCACCCGGCGTCGTCGAGAGACCCCCCGTGGAGGGGGAGCGCGGCCGGGGACGGGACCCGCTCACCGACGACGAACTCCGGCGCGCCCGGGACCTGGCGCTGCCGCGCACCCCGCGCGGCGCCGCCCGGAACGTCACCGGGAGGCCGGGCCCCGAGCCCCTCACCACCGACCTGGCCGAACTCACCCCCGCGGAGACCGGGCTCGCCGACCCGCCGCGCCGGGCGACGGTCACCTTCTACGACTACCGGGACGACAGCTACCTCACCAAGACCGTCAACCTCACCACCTCGACGGTGGAGTCGGCGGACGCCCGGCACGGCGTCCAGCCGCCGCCCAGCCGCGCCGAGGCCGTCGAGGCGGCCCGGCTGCTGATCGCCGCCCCGCTGGGATCCGGTCTGCGCCAGGACTACCGCGACGCCACCGGACGTGACCTCACCGGTCCGGATCCGCTCTCCGTCACCGGCTTCGTCTACCGCGGCCGCGCGGAAGGCGACGCGCCGGGCGCCCTGGGCGACTGCGGGGAACACCGCTGCATCCGCCTCTTCACCAAGGTCAAGAACGGCCGGTGGATCGACACCCGCCGCTTCGTGATCGACCTCAGCGCCCGCACCGTCGCCCACCTGGGCTGA